Below is a genomic region from Chloroflexota bacterium.
ATCATAACAACATGCCTGTTGCTGAAATCATCACCATTGGAACCGAACTGCTCTTGGGCGAAACCGTGGATACCAACACCCGCTATATTGCCCGCGCCTTGCGCGATGCTGGCGTTGATCTATATCGCTCTTCCACGATTGGCGACAACCAGGAACGCATCGCCCAGATTATTCGAGAGGGGATGAACCGCGCGGACATTATCATCACGACAGGGGGGCTTGGCCCCACCGTAGATGATCCCACGCGCGAGGCCCTGGCGTTGGCTCTGGATGTGGAGATTGAATTCCGCCCGGAGCTTTGGGAACAAATTCAAGAACGTTTCCGGCGCTATAACCGCACCCCTACAGACAACAACCGCCGACAAGCCTACATCCCCACAGGAGCTATTGGGGTAGAGAATGCAGTAGGTACAGCCCCAGCCTTTGTCATTGAAACCGATCGTCACGCCATCATCGCGTTGCCCGGTGTACCCCGCGAGATGGAACACTTGATGCAAGTGAAAATTCTACCTTATTTGCGCCAACGCTTTCAATTGCACGGTATCATTAAATCGCGCATCTTGCACACATCTGGAGTCGGGGAATCCACCATCGATGCACGTATCGGCGATCTGGAACGCCTCACCAACCCCACCGTTGGTATGGCTGCCCACGCCGGTCAGGTAGATATT
It encodes:
- a CDS encoding CinA family nicotinamide mononucleotide deamidase-related protein codes for the protein MPVAEIITIGTELLLGETVDTNTRYIARALRDAGVDLYRSSTIGDNQERIAQIIREGMNRADIIITTGGLGPTVDDPTREALALALDVEIEFRPELWEQIQERFRRYNRTPTDNNRRQAYIPTGAIGVENAVGTAPAFVIETDRHAIIALPGVPREMEHLMQVKILPYLRQRFQLHGIIKSRILHTSGVGESTIDARIGDLERLTNPTVGMAAHAGQVDIRITAKADSESEANHLIQQVEQQLRQRLGKWIYGADGDTLEGVVLAALEVQELPLAVVEANLEGRLLRRLAGKSHIFAGGEIISPPPKPKTLNQAVKTVCQSHNAAICLGVLLESGATQQTMHLVLLTPEGEKTIQHTYGGPPQMAPLWTVNLCLDHLRKLHI